One genomic window of Hymenobacter sp. J193 includes the following:
- a CDS encoding phytanoyl-CoA dioxygenase family protein, with protein sequence MSGQVEEIARRNSAEFETAEAAAQLAAAGHAILLNIFCPEEITDLLHTIETAEASSPNFRRSQDVFAIRNLLGELPQLRELLLTPRLRALLAALFPSQAPHLVKAIYFDKPAVSNWLVAWHQDVMIAVDQRRDLPGYGPWSTKSGETTVLPPREILESIITLRLHLDDCDVTNGALRVVPGSHRHGVIPNDQHPDFTPHAVTCTVPAGSIMLMQPLTLHASNRSTSPRPRRVIHLEFSAAELPEGLQWRERLPLS encoded by the coding sequence ATGAGCGGACAGGTAGAGGAAATAGCCAGAAGGAACTCGGCAGAATTTGAGACTGCTGAAGCGGCAGCTCAACTTGCCGCGGCTGGTCACGCTATCCTGCTCAACATATTCTGCCCCGAGGAAATAACGGACCTACTTCATACCATCGAAACGGCTGAAGCTTCCTCGCCCAACTTCCGCCGCAGCCAGGACGTGTTTGCCATCCGCAACCTGCTGGGTGAGCTGCCTCAGCTACGGGAGCTGCTGCTGACGCCCCGGCTACGGGCGTTGCTGGCAGCCTTGTTTCCCAGCCAGGCTCCGCACCTCGTCAAGGCTATTTACTTTGATAAGCCGGCTGTCTCCAACTGGCTGGTAGCCTGGCACCAGGATGTGATGATAGCCGTAGACCAGCGGCGTGACTTACCCGGCTATGGCCCCTGGAGCACGAAAAGCGGCGAAACTACCGTGCTGCCCCCGCGCGAAATCCTGGAAAGCATCATCACCCTGCGCCTGCATCTCGACGACTGCGACGTCACCAACGGTGCTCTGCGCGTGGTGCCCGGCTCCCACCGCCACGGCGTCATTCCCAACGACCAACACCCAGACTTCACGCCTCACGCCGTTACCTGCACCGTGCCCGCCGGTAGCATCATGCTCATGCAGCCCCTCACGCTTCATGCCTCCAACCGCAGCACCAGCCCGCGTCCACGTCGCGTGATTCACCTCGAGTTCAGCGCTGCCGAACTACCCGAGGGCCTGCAGTGGCGGGAAAGGCTGCCATTATCCTGA
- a CDS encoding GIY-YIG nuclease family protein, translated as MSAAHQYYVYIVTNPAKTSVYTGVTNDLRRRVQEHFENRGKPGTFAGRYFCYNLIYFEPYEHIEGAIAREKEVKGWTRAKKDKLIASSNPQWLTLNYAEL; from the coding sequence ATGTCCGCCGCCCATCAGTACTACGTCTACATCGTCACCAACCCGGCCAAGACCTCGGTTTACACGGGCGTGACGAATGACCTGCGACGGCGCGTACAGGAACACTTCGAGAACCGCGGCAAGCCCGGCACCTTTGCCGGCCGCTACTTTTGCTACAACCTCATCTACTTCGAACCTTACGAGCACATCGAAGGCGCTATTGCCCGCGAAAAGGAAGTCAAAGGCTGGACGCGAGCCAAAAAGGATAAGCTGATAGCCAGCAGCAACCCGCAGTGGCTGACGCTGAATTACGCGGAGCTGTGA
- a CDS encoding transketolase family protein yields MKDFPYTESKDTRSGFGAGLHELGKTNPNVVALCADLIGSLKMDAFVKDFPERFFQVGIAEANMMGLAAGLTIGGKIPFTGTFANFSTGRVYDQIRQSIAYSGKNVKICASHAGLTLGEDGATHQILEDLGLMKMLPHMTVINPCDYNQTKAATLAIAEHEGPVYLRFGRPVVPNFTPADQQFEIGKGIVLNEGADVSIFATGHLVWKAILAGKLLAEKGINAEIINLHTIKPLDAQLVLESARKTRCVVTAEEHQMNGGLGDSIAQLLAREEPLPLEMVAVNDSFGESGTPDQLMEKYELNEAAIVRAVEKVMARRK; encoded by the coding sequence ATGAAAGACTTTCCCTACACCGAATCGAAAGATACCCGCAGCGGCTTTGGCGCGGGCCTGCACGAGCTGGGCAAAACCAACCCCAATGTGGTAGCCCTGTGCGCCGACCTCATCGGCTCCCTTAAGATGGATGCCTTCGTGAAGGACTTTCCCGAGCGGTTTTTCCAGGTAGGCATTGCCGAGGCCAACATGATGGGCCTGGCGGCCGGCCTCACCATCGGGGGCAAGATTCCTTTCACCGGCACCTTCGCCAACTTCTCGACGGGCCGCGTGTACGACCAGATCCGCCAGAGCATTGCCTACTCAGGCAAGAACGTGAAGATCTGCGCTTCGCACGCCGGCCTCACCCTGGGCGAAGACGGCGCCACCCACCAGATTCTGGAGGACCTGGGGCTGATGAAGATGCTGCCGCACATGACCGTCATCAACCCCTGCGACTACAACCAGACCAAGGCCGCTACGCTGGCCATTGCTGAGCACGAAGGTCCCGTGTACCTGCGCTTTGGCCGCCCGGTAGTTCCCAACTTCACCCCGGCCGACCAGCAGTTTGAAATCGGTAAGGGCATTGTGCTGAACGAGGGCGCCGACGTGAGCATCTTCGCCACGGGCCACCTGGTGTGGAAGGCCATCCTGGCCGGCAAGCTGCTGGCGGAAAAAGGCATCAACGCCGAAATTATTAACCTGCACACCATCAAGCCCCTGGATGCCCAGTTGGTGCTGGAGTCGGCGCGCAAGACGCGCTGCGTGGTGACAGCGGAGGAACACCAGATGAACGGCGGCCTCGGCGACTCCATTGCCCAGCTGCTGGCTCGTGAGGAGCCCCTGCCCCTGGAAATGGTCGCCGTAAACGACTCCTTCGGCGAATCGGGCACGCCCGACCAGCTGATGGAAAAATACGAGCTCAACGAAGCCGCCATCGTGCGCGCCGTGGAGAAAGTAATGGCCCGTCGGAAATAG
- a CDS encoding DUF481 domain-containing protein yields the protein MLVFLSLRTGHFVCFAFVLLLLSGAASSTLAQKPDTTIVRYSGQLTGQYTSGGVNRALFSTVHNVTLLRGMHFGAPVMGSFAYGKQDRRLKEREFLLNATPYYWKGHFRFYGIGGYERSNLRGIDNRTQLGAGPGWAFYQDSLGREVALSNLIIREATYFQDNSSRKVTRSSARLKVVYSYRVFSLTANTFYLPNLQDFDDYRFSQLTTLALRFTSRLAITGTYAYTFESRVLEGKPNDNTNVTVGVAYSTK from the coding sequence ATGCTAGTTTTTCTCTCTCTTCGAACAGGCCACTTCGTCTGCTTTGCATTTGTACTACTGCTGCTCAGCGGCGCCGCTTCCTCCACCCTGGCCCAAAAGCCCGATACTACCATTGTCCGCTACAGCGGGCAGCTTACGGGGCAGTACACGTCGGGGGGCGTGAACCGGGCGCTGTTCTCTACTGTGCATAACGTGACGCTGCTGCGCGGCATGCACTTTGGCGCGCCCGTGATGGGCAGCTTTGCCTACGGCAAGCAGGACCGGCGGCTCAAGGAGCGGGAATTTCTGCTCAACGCCACGCCCTACTACTGGAAAGGCCATTTCCGCTTCTACGGTATTGGGGGCTACGAGCGCAGCAACCTGCGCGGCATCGACAACCGCACGCAGCTGGGCGCGGGGCCGGGCTGGGCGTTCTACCAGGATTCGCTGGGGCGGGAGGTAGCCCTGAGCAACCTCATCATCCGGGAGGCCACATACTTTCAGGACAACTCCAGTCGGAAAGTCACGCGCAGCTCGGCCCGCCTGAAGGTGGTGTACAGCTACCGTGTCTTCAGCCTCACAGCCAACACGTTTTACCTGCCCAACCTTCAGGATTTCGATGACTACCGCTTCAGCCAGCTTACCACGCTGGCCCTGCGCTTCACCTCGCGGCTGGCCATTACGGGAACTTACGCCTATACCTTCGAAAGCCGCGTGCTGGAAGGCAAGCCCAACGACAACACCAACGTAACCGTGGGCGTAGCTTACAGCACGAAGTAG
- a CDS encoding zinc ribbon domain-containing protein: MSNMIQFVANHDDLSTDKGFQFKFYCDKCRNGHMSRFLPNKVGIAGELLRAAGSLFGGHFHDVGNAAYHVQRAIGGKAHDDALETAVQEGKNHFKQCTRCGHWVCPDVCWNHSAGLCEDCAPDEQEELTAQQRQAAREQIHTKTREQDYTKELDFLGRASLTQCPKCSAKLAPGQKFCPDCGTTNTAAATKAKFCADCGAAVKAEQRFCAECGAKQ, encoded by the coding sequence ATGAGCAACATGATTCAGTTCGTCGCCAACCACGACGACCTTAGCACCGACAAGGGCTTCCAGTTTAAATTTTACTGTGACAAGTGCCGCAACGGGCATATGTCGCGGTTTCTGCCCAACAAGGTTGGTATTGCCGGGGAGCTGCTGCGGGCGGCTGGCAGCCTGTTCGGCGGTCATTTCCACGATGTCGGCAACGCCGCCTACCACGTGCAGCGCGCCATCGGCGGCAAGGCCCACGACGACGCCCTGGAAACGGCCGTGCAGGAAGGTAAAAACCACTTCAAGCAGTGCACCCGCTGCGGCCACTGGGTATGCCCCGACGTGTGCTGGAACCACTCGGCCGGCCTCTGCGAGGACTGCGCCCCCGACGAGCAGGAGGAGTTGACCGCCCAGCAGCGCCAGGCCGCCCGAGAGCAGATCCATACCAAAACCCGGGAGCAGGACTACACCAAAGAGCTGGATTTCCTGGGCCGCGCCAGTCTCACGCAGTGCCCCAAGTGCAGCGCCAAGCTCGCCCCAGGGCAGAAGTTCTGCCCCGATTGCGGCACTACCAACACCGCCGCTGCTACCAAAGCCAAATTCTGCGCCGACTGCGGGGCTGCCGTTAAGGCTGAGCAGCGGTTCTGCGCCGAGTGCGGCGCGAAGCAGTAG